In Colwellia sp. M166, a genomic segment contains:
- a CDS encoding cobaltochelatase subunit CobN translates to MVAGAHQFLAMQEIAKTGITIRSVSQLNQLTNSQIQQLINKHQALLVAGVFGESVERLLTLKYQSQQTRLMLNTDRRLMALHHDKQGGRTADLPKEQLLSLMTALDKNNYLSALADKQQQWPQFSYWLQARAYWQNRGKENLGHLFEWLQQIAQPQLTNGNDMLLAQAPKILPLQPIRFYWQEQLISKAALTSNIAKNIAKPVVFIIDHDTGDQPGQWQLHQQLCQIQWQCVSVLAGWGKASEQAIETIRQLKTTQPLAIIALQDFVIGGGEGREAVTKKFNALNIPVFKGIRVTELSALAYQLSPTGLPSDSVHYRVAMPELQGISQPHVLALASSAKLDSLTGASLSISQVLTSEVERLQARVTAWLALRITENADKKVAIVYYNHPPGRHNIGADNLDVQQSLWQILLALKAQGYDLGPEADFPHSADELLDILQLKAVNLPQDAGALNKMSPLINKMSASEYQGYFDTLPDMVKAEMIEGPLGYLHAQVNDYLFANGKTELEKLPAVERSSVLKALLENVASTSVDLHHALDGIRHKGRARALGLLSQLTDKYEDLITLRLKGNELAATQWQEAKGLKDALIAMQIEGIRGWGQVPGKTMVWNNKILLPGVQFGNVFLGPQPPRGWELNEELLHANMTFPPPHQYLAFYYHLRDVFKANAIVHLGRHSTYEFLPKRAVGLSASDYPALIIESIPSIYPYIVDGVGEGIQAKRRGIAVMLDHLTPPLATTELYDGLLQLRQLIESAEAASNQDTKKKAIKALRHKIQVLNLTDELVASMDEELQVRGIGFGEVDDDFLLHEVGHYLTKLQEDFMPLGLHVYGKDWQEDAIDTMMTSIEKGELNFTKHQRNEIKQNLIKSPKSEMSAFLNALNGGFVAPGKGNDPIRTPDALPTGRNFYALDGSLIPSQLGFATGQQLANKARAENPIVDKTHKEAVILWASDAVRDEGAMIAFGMDMLGVKPVWNRRGILKSLQLIALDDERAERRDIVFTTSGLFRDLYAQQLAWLDRSVLLALAASKHVIARDHPALMMALNSALQPVEHMLAQQKHEFNESLANNMVASNWLREAQALLRANGNISPELLGRQASYRIFGTAPGAYGAGINRLAERSGAWQERKQLGEAYIKRMSHAYGVPNENVAMGSNVQALFRQQLAHVNSTYLGRASNLYGLIDNNDAYDYLGGLNLAIETIAGKQPDSFVISHANNQQLSIDPLQTALLSELRGRFLNRQWIQPLMKQGYAGARTMGSEFIENLWGWQATSPEIIKSWVWQDLKAIYIDDSLEIGLDEFLQEKHNVHVQSNILAVMLVAIEKGFWQASQQTQTELAEKFAKNIVENGIPGSGHTHANHPIYDFIKPMLSAQLNRQLAEVLAAANHTPEGDVGSGVQHIQEISTELEQQRNEASKSEAKRASNDKAADRQKNDSKESANEQLVEQDHLLLGLTVLILLLILAGYMRSRRQLSKMEH, encoded by the coding sequence ATGGTAGCAGGAGCACATCAGTTTTTAGCAATGCAGGAAATAGCGAAAACCGGTATTACTATTCGCAGTGTTAGCCAACTGAATCAATTAACCAATAGCCAGATACAGCAGTTAATAAATAAGCATCAAGCATTACTTGTTGCGGGGGTTTTTGGTGAATCTGTCGAGCGCTTACTCACCTTAAAATACCAATCGCAACAAACAAGACTTATGCTGAATACCGATAGGCGTTTAATGGCTTTACACCATGATAAACAAGGTGGCCGCACAGCTGATTTGCCTAAGGAACAATTATTAAGCCTGATGACGGCACTTGATAAAAATAATTATCTATCGGCATTAGCAGATAAACAGCAACAGTGGCCACAATTTTCTTATTGGCTACAAGCGCGCGCTTATTGGCAAAATCGAGGTAAAGAAAATTTGGGGCATTTGTTTGAATGGTTGCAACAAATAGCACAGCCTCAGCTTACTAATGGCAATGATATGTTATTAGCACAAGCGCCAAAAATTTTACCACTACAACCGATACGTTTTTATTGGCAAGAACAACTGATTAGTAAAGCTGCTTTAACGAGTAATATTGCTAAAAACATAGCTAAGCCTGTGGTTTTTATTATTGATCATGATACTGGCGATCAACCGGGACAATGGCAGCTGCATCAGCAACTATGTCAAATACAATGGCAGTGTGTATCTGTACTTGCCGGTTGGGGAAAAGCTAGCGAACAAGCGATTGAAACGATTCGACAGTTAAAAACCACACAACCATTGGCAATCATTGCTTTGCAAGACTTTGTTATTGGTGGTGGCGAAGGTCGCGAAGCGGTAACTAAAAAGTTTAATGCGTTAAATATTCCAGTGTTTAAAGGTATTCGCGTGACAGAGCTCAGCGCCTTAGCATATCAACTTTCACCAACAGGTTTACCGAGTGACAGTGTGCATTATCGTGTCGCTATGCCTGAATTACAGGGCATTTCTCAGCCACATGTTCTGGCTTTAGCTTCAAGTGCTAAGCTAGACTCATTAACGGGTGCTAGTTTGTCTATCAGCCAAGTTTTAACATCGGAAGTTGAACGTTTACAGGCACGTGTAACCGCTTGGTTAGCACTGAGAATAACGGAAAATGCCGATAAAAAAGTGGCTATTGTTTATTATAACCATCCTCCTGGACGACATAATATTGGTGCTGATAATTTGGATGTACAGCAGTCATTATGGCAAATACTATTAGCGTTAAAAGCACAAGGTTATGATCTTGGTCCTGAGGCTGACTTTCCTCATTCTGCCGATGAATTACTTGATATATTACAATTAAAAGCGGTTAACTTACCGCAAGATGCTGGCGCGCTGAATAAAATGTCGCCGTTGATTAATAAGATGTCAGCAAGTGAATATCAAGGCTATTTTGATACTTTGCCTGACATGGTTAAAGCTGAAATGATCGAAGGGCCATTAGGATATTTACATGCGCAAGTTAACGATTATCTTTTTGCCAACGGAAAAACTGAGCTCGAAAAGTTACCTGCAGTAGAGCGCAGCTCAGTATTAAAAGCTTTACTCGAAAATGTTGCAAGCACTTCGGTTGATTTACACCATGCGCTTGATGGTATTCGACACAAAGGTCGTGCCCGGGCTTTAGGTTTACTGTCACAACTAACTGATAAATATGAAGATTTAATTACTTTAAGGTTGAAGGGTAATGAGCTGGCAGCAACGCAATGGCAAGAAGCCAAGGGACTTAAAGATGCACTGATTGCTATGCAAATTGAAGGTATTCGTGGTTGGGGGCAAGTACCAGGAAAGACCATGGTATGGAACAATAAAATACTGCTGCCGGGTGTACAATTTGGCAATGTGTTTTTAGGGCCGCAACCGCCACGAGGTTGGGAGCTAAATGAAGAGCTTTTACATGCCAATATGACCTTTCCACCACCGCATCAATATTTGGCGTTCTATTATCATTTACGTGATGTTTTCAAAGCTAATGCCATCGTGCATTTAGGTCGCCATTCAACTTATGAGTTTTTACCCAAACGTGCCGTTGGCTTATCAGCAAGTGATTACCCTGCATTAATTATTGAGAGTATTCCCAGTATTTATCCTTACATTGTTGACGGTGTAGGTGAGGGCATACAAGCTAAACGTCGCGGTATTGCCGTTATGCTCGATCATTTGACCCCGCCTTTAGCAACAACTGAACTTTACGATGGTTTGTTGCAATTACGCCAGCTAATTGAAAGTGCAGAAGCGGCGTCGAATCAAGACACCAAGAAAAAAGCCATTAAGGCGCTGCGCCATAAAATTCAAGTGCTGAATTTAACCGATGAACTTGTTGCCAGTATGGATGAAGAGTTACAGGTACGCGGTATCGGTTTTGGCGAGGTTGATGATGATTTTTTGTTGCATGAAGTCGGGCATTATCTGACTAAATTACAAGAAGATTTTATGCCCTTAGGTTTGCATGTTTATGGCAAGGACTGGCAAGAAGACGCCATTGACACCATGATGACCTCAATTGAAAAAGGCGAATTAAATTTTACTAAGCATCAGAGAAATGAAATTAAACAGAACCTGATTAAATCGCCAAAAAGTGAAATGTCAGCGTTTTTGAATGCTTTAAATGGTGGTTTTGTTGCGCCAGGTAAAGGCAATGATCCCATTCGTACACCTGACGCTTTGCCAACTGGCCGTAATTTTTATGCCTTAGATGGCAGTTTGATCCCCTCACAGCTAGGTTTTGCTACTGGCCAGCAGTTAGCCAATAAAGCGAGAGCAGAAAACCCTATTGTGGATAAAACTCATAAAGAAGCGGTAATTTTATGGGCTTCTGATGCGGTACGTGATGAAGGTGCCATGATTGCGTTTGGTATGGATATGCTCGGGGTGAAACCGGTGTGGAATCGTCGTGGTATTTTAAAGTCTCTGCAGTTAATTGCACTTGATGATGAACGTGCAGAACGTCGCGATATTGTTTTTACCACTTCAGGACTATTTAGAGATTTATATGCTCAACAGTTAGCTTGGCTTGACCGTTCAGTATTGCTAGCGCTTGCGGCAAGTAAACATGTGATAGCACGCGATCATCCGGCGTTAATGATGGCGCTTAACTCAGCGTTGCAGCCAGTAGAGCACATGTTAGCGCAACAAAAACATGAATTTAACGAGAGCTTAGCTAACAATATGGTTGCCAGTAATTGGTTGCGTGAGGCCCAAGCGCTATTACGTGCGAACGGCAACATAAGCCCTGAATTATTAGGTCGCCAAGCAAGTTATCGTATTTTTGGTACTGCTCCTGGCGCTTATGGCGCAGGTATTAATCGCTTAGCTGAGCGTTCAGGGGCATGGCAAGAACGAAAACAATTAGGTGAAGCCTATATCAAACGTATGAGTCATGCTTACGGCGTGCCTAATGAAAATGTTGCTATGGGCAGTAATGTCCAAGCACTTTTTCGTCAGCAACTTGCCCATGTCAATAGCACGTATCTAGGGCGTGCTAGTAATCTGTATGGCTTAATTGATAATAATGATGCCTATGATTATCTCGGTGGTTTGAATTTAGCGATAGAAACTATTGCAGGCAAGCAACCCGACAGCTTTGTTATTTCACATGCCAATAATCAGCAATTATCTATTGACCCATTACAAACTGCTTTGTTATCTGAACTACGCGGACGATTTTTAAATCGTCAGTGGATTCAGCCGTTAATGAAACAAGGCTATGCGGGTGCAAGAACCATGGGCAGTGAGTTCATCGAAAACTTGTGGGGTTGGCAGGCGACAAGCCCAGAGATTATTAAATCTTGGGTTTGGCAAGATTTAAAAGCGATTTATATTGATGACAGCTTAGAAATTGGCCTAGATGAGTTTTTACAAGAAAAACACAATGTACATGTACAGAGTAATATCTTAGCGGTAATGTTAGTGGCAATTGAAAAAGGTTTTTGGCAAGCATCACAACAAACACAAACTGAGCTTGCAGAAAAATTTGCCAAAAATATTGTCGAAAATGGTATTCCAGGTAGTGGTCATACTCATGCTAACCATCCGATTTATGACTTTATAAAGCCAATGTTATCAGCGCAGCTGAATCGTCAGTTAGCTGAGGTGTTAGCCGCGGCAAATCATACCCCTGAAGGCGATGTTGGTAGTGGTGTACAACATATTCAGGAAATTAGTACTGAGCTGGAACAACAGCGCAATGAAGCGTCAAAATCTGAGGCGAAGAGAGCATCAAACGATAAAGCTGCAGATCGACAAAAAAACGATTCAAAAGAGAGTGCTAATGAACAGCTTGTTGAACAAGACCATTTATTATTGGGCTTAACTGTGTTGATATTGCTACTAATTTTAGCTGGTTATATGCGTTCTCGTCGTCAATTATCAAAAATGGAGCATTAA
- a CDS encoding tyrosine-type recombinase/integrase — protein MLSPPKVQALQDVLSLSEVAAIINTTRQLRYQVYYLTTYSLGLRLSETLNLTIADIDRHLMQVHLRYTKNKKDRFVPLPQATLLALRHYWKTHRHPSLLFPGGSHHIFDKTKRWSWTKAVYKKPLNLSLTPVA, from the coding sequence TTGTTAAGCCCCCCTAAAGTTCAAGCACTTCAGGATGTTTTATCCTTATCTGAAGTCGCTGCAATTATTAATACCACGCGTCAATTACGATACCAAGTGTATTACTTAACCACTTATAGTTTAGGGTTGCGCTTATCTGAAACCTTAAATTTAACGATTGCTGATATTGATCGTCATTTAATGCAAGTGCATTTACGTTATACCAAAAACAAAAAAGACCGTTTCGTTCCTTTGCCACAAGCAACCTTGTTGGCATTACGTCATTATTGGAAAACACACCGTCATCCCAGTTTGTTGTTTCCTGGGGGAAGCCACCACATATTCGACAAGACAAAACGCTGGTCATGGACAAAGGCGGTATACAAAAAACCATTAAACTTGTCGCTAACGCCTGTGGCATAA
- a CDS encoding DUF2149 domain-containing protein: protein MSDAWRSSQFDSQEQEPLGPLANLIDIMLVFACGLIAALVALSPELEQHFQINKADSAAQVQPVNSVGKELSTAPEALKNKLQSQEGYQSMGQVYRDPETGKLILISNE from the coding sequence ATGAGCGATGCATGGCGTAGCAGTCAATTTGATAGCCAAGAGCAAGAACCATTAGGGCCTCTGGCTAATTTGATTGATATAATGTTAGTTTTTGCTTGTGGCTTAATCGCCGCTTTAGTGGCGCTTAGTCCTGAATTAGAGCAACACTTTCAGATAAATAAAGCAGACAGTGCCGCTCAGGTGCAGCCGGTAAATTCAGTCGGTAAAGAACTGAGTACAGCACCTGAGGCGCTAAAGAATAAATTGCAAAGCCAAGAGGGCTATCAGTCAATGGGGCAAGTGTATCGCGACCCAGAAACTGGCAAGCTGATCCTGATCAGTAATGAATAG
- a CDS encoding DUF2004 domain-containing protein, whose protein sequence is MTEVEIKKRELAALESIKAAFGTEEDEYGATMFVSHHIEEIEPEYWLKHLGTAKPEPKSVLSILQFKDHWDDDCVFDFTLPEDETDYVISVRFGEDGKIEEISMES, encoded by the coding sequence ATGACTGAAGTAGAAATAAAAAAACGAGAACTAGCGGCTCTAGAATCCATTAAAGCAGCCTTTGGCACCGAGGAAGATGAGTATGGTGCAACAATGTTTGTATCTCATCATATAGAAGAAATTGAACCTGAGTATTGGTTAAAGCATTTGGGTACAGCAAAGCCTGAACCAAAGAGTGTTTTAAGTATCCTTCAATTCAAGGATCATTGGGATGATGATTGTGTTTTTGATTTTACTCTTCCAGAAGATGAAACTGACTATGTGATAAGTGTTCGCTTCGGAGAAGATGGTAAAATCGAAGAAATCTCAATGGAAAGTTAA
- a CDS encoding tyrosine-type recombinase/integrase encodes MDKGGIQKTIKLVANACGITKNVHVHTLRHSIATHMLERGASLRSIQVFLGHACPKTTALYTRMTEEVAQNSTLMLNDIVDSLNITWREQRDD; translated from the coding sequence ATGGACAAAGGCGGTATACAAAAAACCATTAAACTTGTCGCTAACGCCTGTGGCATAACTAAAAATGTTCACGTGCATACGCTGAGACACTCTATTGCCACCCATATGCTTGAGCGTGGCGCGAGTTTGCGCTCTATTCAAGTTTTTCTAGGTCACGCTTGCCCCAAAACAACCGCGCTTTATACCCGCATGACAGAGGAAGTCGCGCAAAACAGTACACTTATGCTCAATGATATCGTTGACTCGCTTAACATTACTTGGCGGGAGCAGCGTGATGATTGA
- a CDS encoding transposase zinc-binding domain-containing protein: MIELAQIARQYQDEFTQKYAKQMKGVHHQALTKIMACHTPQAGAMLYHCDDCQTNSTFHPSCGHRHCPACQHKSNSDWLTLQQQKLLPVDYYLVTFTLPYQCRHFIWTHQKWAYQAMFTAAKQTLDAFF, translated from the coding sequence ATGATTGAACTCGCCCAGATAGCCAGACAGTATCAAGATGAATTTACCCAAAAATACGCGAAACAAATGAAAGGAGTACACCATCAGGCACTCACAAAAATCATGGCGTGCCATACCCCACAAGCAGGGGCAATGTTGTATCATTGTGATGATTGTCAAACCAACAGCACCTTTCATCCTTCATGTGGCCATCGACACTGTCCGGCTTGCCAACATAAGAGCAATAGTGATTGGTTAACGTTGCAACAACAAAAATTGTTGCCTGTAGATTATTATTTAGTAACGTTCACGTTACCCTATCAATGTCGTCATTTTATTTGGACTCACCAAAAGTGGGCTTATCAAGCGATGTTCACTGCCGCTAAACAAACCCTAGACGCTTTTTTTTAA
- a CDS encoding MotA/TolQ/ExbB proton channel family protein: MLYGFSLELMHLITSWLLQPVVWGLLFFTALAIYEFGLAIGERFSVIPALVAEKQKRQLIEQGKKRIERADFITRIAPMLGLMGTLIPLGPGLSALGTGDISILTTAMTVAFDTTIIGLLAGVMGFVLGRMRRRWYDNAMQRLDDENSTNLAATTVLSNDEPTLTTGA; the protein is encoded by the coding sequence ATGTTGTATGGTTTTTCCTTAGAATTAATGCATTTAATCACCTCATGGCTACTTCAACCTGTGGTGTGGGGGTTATTGTTTTTTACGGCGTTGGCCATTTATGAATTTGGTTTAGCTATTGGTGAGCGCTTCTCTGTTATTCCAGCGTTAGTGGCTGAAAAACAAAAACGTCAGCTGATTGAACAAGGTAAAAAGCGCATTGAACGCGCAGATTTTATCACCCGTATTGCGCCAATGCTTGGTTTAATGGGCACCTTGATCCCTTTAGGCCCTGGATTATCAGCATTGGGCACAGGTGATATCAGTATTTTAACCACCGCAATGACAGTTGCATTTGATACCACTATCATTGGCTTACTCGCCGGTGTGATGGGCTTTGTATTGGGAAGAATGCGCAGACGTTGGTATGATAATGCCATGCAACGTTTAGATGATGAAAATAGCACTAACCTAGCTGCGACAACAGTTTTGTCGAATGATGAACCAACTTTAACAACAGGTGCTTAA
- a CDS encoding transposase, with amino-acid sequence MLHTHSRRLEFHPHIHLVVPAGGLDKSRKQWQTKSGKYLFKADNLAKVFRGKFIALLCASGYYLPAKTSSSWVADCQHVGKGDSALTYLARYLYRGVVNENNLLSIKHDRVTFQYKESKTKQFKTITEHATAFLWRVLQHVLPSGFRRARNYGFLHGNANRTLKRLQLLLNVVLAPSETLPKKGVCCPNCATQMTLYLMRRGHRVIMGHTI; translated from the coding sequence GTGTTGCACACGCACTCCAGGCGACTTGAGTTTCACCCTCACATTCATCTTGTGGTACCCGCAGGCGGGTTAGATAAATCGAGAAAACAGTGGCAAACAAAATCAGGGAAATACCTTTTTAAAGCCGATAACTTAGCCAAGGTGTTTCGAGGAAAATTCATCGCGCTACTGTGTGCGTCTGGTTATTATCTCCCGGCTAAAACCTCTAGTTCGTGGGTAGCTGATTGTCAGCACGTAGGGAAAGGCGATAGTGCGTTAACCTACCTTGCTAGATACCTCTATCGTGGGGTGGTGAATGAAAACAACCTACTCTCGATTAAGCATGACCGAGTGACGTTTCAATATAAAGAAAGTAAAACGAAACAGTTTAAAACCATCACCGAGCACGCTACGGCCTTTTTATGGCGAGTACTACAACATGTACTGCCTAGCGGTTTTCGACGAGCACGCAATTATGGTTTTTTACATGGCAATGCTAACCGTACGTTAAAGCGGTTACAGTTACTGCTTAACGTGGTGTTAGCGCCCAGTGAAACATTACCTAAAAAAGGCGTTTGTTGCCCTAATTGTGCCACTCAAATGACGCTATACCTAATGCGACGAGGTCATCGCGTCATTATGGGTCATACGATATAA
- a CDS encoding site-specific integrase, whose amino-acid sequence MNIIEQARFNLLVQSYLNELTLQGKSDKTIDCYSRCIRQTATFFDTCPDDLTVEALKTYFLYLVENKSWSHVKITRCAIQFLYTHVLQRPWQWVDIVKPPKVQALQDVLSLSEVAAIINTTRQLRYQVYYLTTYSLGLRLSETLNLTIADIDRHLMQVHLRYTKNKKDRFVPLPQATLLALRHYWKTHRHPSLLFPGGSHHIFDKTKRWSWTKAVYKKPLNLSLTPVA is encoded by the coding sequence ATGAATATCATCGAGCAAGCTCGTTTCAATTTATTGGTTCAATCTTACCTTAACGAACTGACCTTACAAGGAAAAAGTGACAAAACTATTGACTGTTACAGTCGATGTATTAGGCAAACAGCCACTTTCTTTGATACCTGCCCAGACGACTTGACGGTTGAAGCGCTGAAAACTTACTTCCTGTACCTCGTTGAGAATAAATCATGGAGTCACGTTAAAATCACCCGTTGTGCTATTCAGTTTTTATACACACATGTGCTACAGCGCCCTTGGCAATGGGTTGATATTGTTAAGCCCCCTAAAGTTCAAGCACTTCAGGATGTTTTATCCTTATCTGAAGTCGCTGCAATTATTAATACCACGCGTCAATTACGATACCAAGTGTATTACTTAACCACTTATAGTTTAGGGTTGCGCTTATCTGAAACCTTAAATTTAACGATTGCTGATATTGATCGTCATTTAATGCAAGTGCATTTACGTTATACCAAAAACAAAAAAGACCGTTTCGTTCCTTTGCCACAAGCAACCTTGTTGGCATTACGTCATTATTGGAAAACACACCGTCATCCCAGTTTGTTGTTTCCTGGGGGAAGCCACCACATATTCGACAAGACAAAACGCTGGTCATGGACAAAGGCGGTATACAAAAAACCATTAAACTTGTCGCTAACGCCTGTGGCATAA
- a CDS encoding transposase, protein MLHTHSRRLEFHPHIHLVVPAGGLDKSRKQWQTKSGKYLFKADNLAKVFRGKFIALLCASGYYLPAKTSSSWVADCQHVGKGDSALTYLARYLYRGVVNENNLLSIKHDRVTFQYKESKTKQFKNHHRARYGLFMASTTTCTA, encoded by the coding sequence GTGTTGCACACGCACTCCAGGCGACTTGAGTTTCACCCTCACATTCATCTTGTGGTACCCGCAGGCGGGTTAGATAAATCGAGAAAACAGTGGCAAACAAAATCAGGGAAATACCTTTTTAAAGCCGATAACTTAGCCAAGGTGTTTCGAGGAAAATTCATCGCGCTACTGTGTGCGTCTGGTTATTATCTCCCGGCTAAAACCTCTAGTTCGTGGGTAGCTGATTGTCAGCACGTAGGGAAAGGCGATAGTGCGTTAACCTACCTTGCTAGATACCTCTATCGTGGGGTGGTGAATGAAAACAACCTACTCTCGATTAAGCATGACCGAGTGACGTTTCAATATAAAGAAAGTAAAACGAAACAGTTTAAAAACCATCACCGAGCACGCTACGGCCTTTTTATGGCGAGTACTACAACATGTACTGCCTAG
- a CDS encoding site-specific integrase — protein sequence MNITEQARFNLLVQSYLNELTLQGKSDKTIDCYSRCIRQTATFFDTCPDDLTVEALKTYFLYLVENKSWSHVKITRCAIQFLYTHVLQRPWQWVDIVKPP from the coding sequence ATGAATATCACCGAGCAAGCTCGTTTCAATTTATTGGTTCAATCTTACCTTAACGAACTGACCTTACAAGGAAAAAGTGACAAAACTATTGACTGTTACAGTCGATGTATTAGGCAAACAGCCACTTTCTTTGATACCTGCCCAGACGACTTGACGGTTGAAGCGCTGAAAACTTACTTCCTGTACCTCGTTGAGAATAAATCATGGAGTCACGTTAAAATCACCCGTTGTGCTATTCAGTTTTTATACACACACGTGCTACAGCGCCCTTGGCAATGGGTTGATATTGTTAAGCCCCCCTAA
- a CDS encoding transposase, which yields MKKVKRNSLKTITEHATAFLWRVLQHVLPSGFRRARNYGFLHGNANRTLKRLQLLLNVVLAPSETLPKKGVCCPNCATQMTLYRMRRGHRVIRGHTI from the coding sequence ATAAAGAAAGTAAAACGAAACAGTTTAAAAACCATCACCGAGCACGCTACGGCCTTTTTATGGCGAGTACTACAACATGTACTGCCTAGCGGTTTTCGACGAGCACGCAATTATGGTTTTTTACATGGCAATGCTAACCGTACGTTAAAGCGGTTACAGTTACTGCTTAACGTGGTGTTAGCGCCCAGTGAAACATTACCTAAAAAAGGCGTTTGTTGCCCTAATTGTGCCACTCAAATGACGCTATACCGAATGCGACGAGGTCATCGCGTCATTAGGGGTCATACGATATAA